The Syngnathus typhle isolate RoL2023-S1 ecotype Sweden linkage group LG6, RoL_Styp_1.0, whole genome shotgun sequence genome has a window encoding:
- the pipox gene encoding peroxisomal sarcosine oxidase isoform X3, which translates to MMGESYELWAEMEREAGVKLYRRTGLLVMGPENSRRYRDFKSTLEKNKISMVVLTSDNFNQHIPNVILADGDGALVDTTAGVLYADRALKVAQEQFQKLGGVIKDQEKVTDIKPGLTVTVSTSEGVYQAKGLVITAGPWTSKLLANIDLHLPLEVVRINVCYWKEKIPESYHVKKRFPCFILTEGEEAKEDIYGLPSNEYPDLMKICYHDGSETDPDQRDKKTEGADIDILRCYIARSFPGLIPEPAVIESCLYTKTPDRHFVLDRHPAYGNIVIGAGFSGHGFKFGPVIGKLLCELILGEVPSYDLAPFQISRFQTNIKSSL; encoded by the exons ACGAACAGGACTTCTGGTGATGGGACCAGAGAACAGTCGGCGCTACCGTGACTTTAAGAGCACCCTGGAGAAGAACAAGATTTCTATGGTGGTGCTTACCTCTGACAATTTCAATCAGCACATTCCTAATGTCATCTTGGCTGATGGGGATGGTGCTTTAGTGGACACCACTGCTGGAGTGTTATATGCAGATCGAGCACTGAAGGTTGCACAG GAGCAGTTTCAGAAGTTGGGTGGTGTAATTAAAGACCAAGAAAAGGTAACAGACATCAAGCCTGGCCTGACTGTGACAGTGTCGACATCTGAGGGTGTTTATCAAGCCAAGGGACTGGTGATTACCGCTGGACCTTGGACTAGTAAATTGCTGGCCAATATTGACCTACATCTTCCTTTAGAG GTGGTGAGAATCAATGTGTGCTACTGGAAAGAGAAGATTCCTGAGTCATACCATGTGAAGAAACGGTTTCCCTGCTTCATACTGACTGAAGGAGAGGAGGCTAAAGAGGATATTTACGGCCTGCCTTCCAATGAATACCCTGACCTGATGAAG ATTTGTTATCATGATGGCAGTGAGACTGACCCGGACCAAAGGGACAAGAAGACAGAGGGAGCTGATATTGACATCCTCCGGTGCTACATTGCTCGCAGTTTTCCAGGCCTGATCCCTGAGCCCGCTGTGATTGAGAGCTGCTTGTACACG AAAACACCTGACCGTCATTTTGTGTTGGACCGCCATCCAGCATATGGCAATATTGTAATCGGTGCAGGATTCTCAG GTCATGGCTTCAAATTTGGGCCTGTCATTGGCAAGCTGCTGTGCGAGCTAATCCTGGGAGAAGTGCCCTCCTATGATCTTGCACCTTTCCAAATCAGCCGCTTTCAGACCAACATCAAATCATCATTATAG